Within the Pseudonocardia alni genome, the region GCGGGCCTGCGTCGGCGCCGCCCGGGTGCTGTACGCGGAGATCCTCGACGAGATCGCCGACGCCGGCTACGACGTGCTGACCCACCGGGTCGCGGTGCCGAACCGGCGCCGGGCCGCCGTCGCGCTGCCCCGGCTCGGCCGGGCGCTGGCCGCCCGCGGGACCGAGCTGGCGCGCGAACGCGCCGGGCGTCCGTCCCGCGGGTGAGCCGGCGGAACCCTCAGAAGGCCATGGCCTGGGCGCGGCGCTTGATCTCCTTGTGCCGACCCGCGCGCAGCGCGGTGATCGGAGCACCGGAGAGCGACTCCTCCTCGGTGAACAGCCAGCTCAGGATGGCGTCGTCGTCGTAGCCGCCGTCGCGGAGGACGACGATCGTGCCCGGCAACCCGCGCACGACACCGTCGTCGTCGAGCAGCGCGGTCGGGACGACGACGTCGTGCCCGTTCTTGAACGACAGGAGCTGACCGTCGCGGACGAGCTGGTGGACCCGGGAGACGGGGATCGACAGGCGGTCGGCCACCTCGGCGACGCTCAGCGTCTCCTCGGTGACCGCGGCGGGGAGGGACTCGTTCACAGCCGGACACTGTCCCACACCGTCCCGGACGGCGCCGACGCCCACCGGGCCGGCCCGCCCGCGGCCCCGACGCCGACCACCTGCGCGACCGCCGGGATCGCCCCCGGTAGCCTCACCCGCGATGAGCTCACCGTCCGGTCCGGCCGACCCCGGCATCCCGGGTGGGGCCGGGCGGCTCGCCGCCGACGGCCCCGGCGAGGTGCTGCTCGACGGCCGTTACCGGGTCGGCCCGGTGCTGGCCCGCGGCGGCATGTCGACGGTGCACCACGGCACCGACACCCGTCTCGAACGCGCCGTCGCGATCAAGGTGATGGACCCGCGGATGGCCGGGGACCACGCGTTCCGCACCCGGTTCGACCGGGAGGCGCGGCTGGCCGCCCGGATCGACCACCCGTGCGTCGTCGCCGTCTACGACCGGGGCACCGTCCCCGCGGGCCCGCTGGGCGAGGCCAGCCTGTTCGTCGTCATGGAGCTGGTCGACGGCGGCACCCTGCGCGACGTGCTGCGCGCCCGCGGGGCGCTCGGGCTCCCGGCCGCGGTGCGGGTGCTCGAACCGGTCCTCGCCGGTCTGGCCCGCGCGCACCGGCTCGGCATGGTGCACCGCGACGTGAAGCCGGAGAACGTACTGATCTCCTCCGGCGGCGAGGTGAAGGTGGCCGACTTCGGCCTGCTCACCGCGGCCGCCGAGGCCGGGGTCAGCCACGCCGGGATGATCCTCGGGACGATGGCCTACCTCTCCCCCGAGCAGGTCGTGTCCGGCCGCGCCGACGGCCGCAGCGACGTCTACGCCGCCGGGGTCGTGCTCTACGAGATGCTGACCGGGCAGCCGCCCTACACCGCCGACAACCCGCTGTCGGTGGCCTACCGCCACGTGAACGAGGACGTGCCGCCGCCGTCGGCGCTGGTCCCGGGGCTGCCGCCGGCCGTGGACGCGCTCGTCGCCCGGGCCACCTCGCGGGACCCCGAGCAGCGCCCGGTCGACGCGGAGCACTTCCGCCGCGAGCTGCTGGACACGGCCGACCGGCTGGGCCTGCCCCGGACCGCGACGCCGCGCCCGCCCGGCCCGCCCCCGCCCGACGACGGCGCCACCCTCCCCGCGGGCCCCCTGCGCCACCGGCCGCTCGACGCCGCCGCGCCGGGCCCCGGCGGCACCCGGGTGCAGTCGCGGGCCCGCGGCGCGCACGGCACCGCCGTCACCCCCGCCGGGCAGCCGGAGCCGATGACCCGCGAGGAGCTGGCCGGGCGCCGCCGTCGCGGCCGCCGGGTGTTCGCGCTGTGGATGGTGCTGCTCCTGCTGCTGGCCGCGCTGGCCGGGACGGGCGCCTGGTGGCTCGGGTCGGGCCGCTGGACCACGATGCCCGCGGTCACCGGCCTGGACCGCGAGCGGGCGACCGCACTCGTCGCCGAGTCCGACCTGACGCCCACGGTCACCGAACGGGCCGACGACGACGTGGCGCCCGACCTCGTCGCGCAGGTGGACCCGGCCCCGGAGACCCGGGTGCTGCGCGGGACCACGGTCACCCTGGTGGTGTCCACCGGCCGTCCCGCGGTGCCCGACGTGCCCGCGGGCAGCGCCGTGGACACCGCGGAGGACGCCGTGCGCCGCGCCGGGCTGACCCCGGTGCGCTCGACGAGCGCCGAGGAGTTCAGCACCGAGGTCCCCGCCGGTGCGGTGATCCGCACCGACCCGCCCGCCGGGACCCGGCTCGCCAGTGGTGCCGCGGTCACCCTGGTGACCAGCCGGGGCGCCGAGCCGGCACCGCCGCCCCCGGCACCGACCGCCGAGCCCGCGGCGCCCACCTCCGTGCCGTTCGTGATCGGCATGCGGGCCGACGAGGCGGAGGCGCTGCTGCGTCAGGACGGCTTCGAGGTCGACATCGAGCGCAGCTTCCCCTTCGGTCGCCGCGACGGCCGCGTCGTCGGTCAGGACCCGGGGGCGGGCGGCGACGCCGAGCCCGGCGACACGATCACCCTGACCGTGCTCTGAGCCCGCGCCGCGGGTCGGAGCCGGCGCCCCGGCCGGATGGCGGTCCGGCCGGGACACCGGCGTTCGAGGGGCCTACAGCCCGAAACGGGTGCGCTCGGCGTCGCCGATCGCGGGCAGCTGCGCCCCGGCGACGGTGACCGCGAGGGCACCGGCGCGCACGGCGTAACGCGCGGCGTCCGGCAGGTCGTCCCCCGCGGCGAGCCGCACGGCGACGGCCGCCAGGAACGCGTCGCCCGACCCGGTGGTGTCCACCACATCGGCCCGCATCGCATCCACTGTGGACACAGTAGCCGCTCCCGCGTCGTGCACCTCGCAGCCCGCGGCCCCGCGTGTCACGACCGACCGGGGCACCGGGTGCCCGCCCAGCAGCGCGGCCTCGTGCTCGTTGACCACGAGCACGTCGGTGGCGGCGAGCAGCTCGGCGGGCACCGGGGCGTAGGGCGAGAGGTTCAGCACCACCGTGGTCCCGGCGGCTCGGGCGGCCCGGGCGGCGGCCAGCACCGTCGGGACACCGATCTCCAGGCACAGGGTCAGCACCGCGACGTCGTCGAAGGCGGGCAGGTCCCCCGGCTCCAGGGCGGCGTTGGCACCGGGCGAGACGACGATCGTGTTGTCGCCCGCGGCGTCGACGGTGATGACCGCGGTGCCGGTGGCCGCGCCGGTCCGCACCACGACCCGGTCGACGTCGGCACCGGCGGCGGCGACGGCGTCGCGGACGGTCCGGCCGTGGTCGTCGTCGCCGACCGCGCCGACCATGCCCACGCCGACCCCCGCGGCGGCCCCGAGCCGGGCGGCGGCGACGGCCTGGTTGGCACCCTTGCCGCCGGGGCCCACGGTCAGGTCCGACCCGGCCACGGTCTCCCCCGGCCCCGGGAGGCGCTCGGTGCGCACCACCAGGTCGGCGTTGAGCGAGCCGACGACCAGCACCCGGCTCATCGGGCGTCCACCACGTCGTGCGCGGCGCCGGTCTCGGCGGCGACCGGGCGCGGGATGAGCAGCGACAGCGCGAACGCTCCCGCGGTGCACGCGGCCCCGACCAGCATGCCCGCGGTGTAGCCGCCGACCCCGGTCTGCCCGGCCCCGCCGACGGCGACCTGCACCGCGGGCAGCACCACGAAGCTGATCCCGGCGCCGAGGTTGAACGCGCCGGCGTTGAGTCCGGGCAGCATGCCGGGCCGGTCGGCGGGCGAGAGCAGCACGCCCAGGCCGTTGAGCATGATGTTGGCGATGCCGGCGTAGGTGACGCCGAGCAACAGCGTCGCGACGACCAGCACCGCGAACGAGTGCACGCCCACGACCGCCAGCAGCGCGGTGGCGACGACACTGCCGGCCAGCCCGACCCGCAGCACGGTGCGGTAGCCGAGCACCGGGGCCAGGCGACCGGCGAACGGCCCGACCAGCCAGCCGATCAGCGCGTAGGGGGCGAGCAGCGCGAGCGCGGTGAGGTCCGCACCGAGCCCGAACCCGGCCGCCGGGTTCTGCGCGATCGAGGCGACCAGACCGTTGACCACGGCGAACACGCCGGTCATGGTCAGCAGCGTGGTGCCGAGCGTGGCCCAGGTGGCGCGCCGGCGCAGGTCCTCGGGCGCGACGAGCGGCTGCGCGGTGCGGCCCTGCAGCCGCCAGAACACCACCGCGGCGACGACGGCGAGCAGCGCGTACCCGGCGACCCGGCCCCAGCGCGCGTCGGACAGCGCGGCGGCCTCGTCGAAGGCCAGCAGCAGCGCGCCGACCGCGGCGACGAGCGGGACGACCCCGCGCCAGTCCATCCGGGCGCCCTGCGAGGGGCGGGACTCCACCCCCCACACGGCGACGAGCACCAGCGCGACGACGGTGACCGCGGCGATGACCCAGAAGATCGAGCGGAAGCCGTGGTGGGTGGCCAGCCAGCCGCCGAGCAGCGCGTCGAGACCGGCCACGCCGCCGTTCACGGCGGTGATCAGGCCGAGCACGATCCCGTAGCGGCGCGGGTCGGCGATCTCGCTGCGCAGCATGAGCAGGCAGACCGGGACGACCGGCCCGGTGATGCCCTGCAGGGCCCGGCCGGTGAACAGCATCGGCACGCTGACGGCGAGGGCGGCGACGACGCTGCCGACCAGCATGACCGCGAGCATCACCAGCAGCACCCGCCGGCGCCCCGCGATGTCGGACAGCCGCGGCAGGAACAGCGAGAACATCGCCGCGAGGGTGAAGAACATCGTCTGGGACAGGCCGACGGTGGCGTCGTCGGTGCCCAGCTCGCGGGCCATGGTGACCAGTGCGGGGCTGAGCATCGAGGCGTTGAGCTGGAAGGCCACGCAGGCGGCCAGCACCGCCACGACGAGCGTGACGACCGGGCGGCGGTCGGGGGTGGTCATGCGATCTGCTCCGTTGCAGCGAGGGCGGCGGCGTCGGCGGGGACGGTCGCGGCCGGGGTGGCGGGGTCGCCGATGGTGCGCAGCGCGTCCACGACGAGCTCCCAGAACCGGGTGTGGTCGAGCTCCAGCGCGGCGTGCGTGCGGCATCCCTGCGGGGCCGGGCCGCGCCGGTCGGCGACCGTCATCCCGGTGGTGTGCCGGCCCGTGGTCTCGACGACGATCGGCATCGGGAACGCCCGCACGATCGTCGGGTCGATGACGTGGGCGACGGCGCACGGGTCGTGCACCGGCGGGGCGTCGAAGCCCTGGACGTCGCGGTAGGTGGCGGCGAAGAAGTCCAGCAGCTCGTCGACGAAGCGCGCCGGGCCGGTCCCGACGGCGCGGATCGCGCGGCGCACCTCGGGACCGGCCAGCGCCTGGTGGGTCAGGTCGAGCCCGACCATGACCACCTCCCAGCCCGCCTCGAACACGATCGCGGCGGCCTCGGGGTCGATGGCGATGTTGAACTCGGCCACCGGGGTCCGGTTGCCGACGGCGACGCCGCCGCCCATCAGCACCACCCGCTTGACCCGGCCGACGATCTCGGGGGCGCGCCGGGCGGCGAGCGCGATGTTGGTCAGCCCGCCGGTGGGGACGAGGGTGACGGTGCCCGGCTCGTGGGCCAGCACGGTCTCCACGATGAGGTCCACGGCGTGGGTGTCCACCGCGGCGAACGCCGGCGCGGGCAGCTCCGGGCCGTCCAGGCCGCTCTCGCCGTGGATGTCGGCGGCGACGGCGATCTCCCGCAGCAGCGGGCGGTCGGCACCGGCCGCGAACGGCACGCCGGTGATCCCGGCCAGGGTCGCGACCGAGAGCGCGTTGCGGGTCACCTTGTCCAGCGTCTGGTTCCCGACGACCGTGGTGACGGCGAGCAGCTCGATCCGCGGGTCGCCGTGGGCGAGCAGCAGCGCGATCGCGTCGTCGTGGCCCGGATCGCAGTCCAGGACGATCTTCTCGGTCATCTCCGGTGTCCCACTTCGTCGTCGCGGTCGTCCGGAGCGCTCCGGACGTGTCGACTGTGACCTGTCAAGCGCATGACGTCAAGCGCTTGATGTGTCGCGCGTCCGGGTAGGCTCGCCGGATGGCAGGACCGGTGGGCCGGCGGGTGACCGCGGCGATGGTGGCCCGGCGGGCGGGGACGAGCGTGTCCACCGTGTCGCTGGTGGTGAACGGCAAGTCGCGCGGACGGGTGTCCGCGGTGATCACCGAGCGGGTCCGCGCCGCGGTCGAGGAGCTGGGCTACGTGGTCGACCACGCGGCGAGCTCGCTCGCCCGCGGGACCACCGACCTCGTCGTGCTGCTCGCCCCCGACCTCCCCAACCCCTACTTCGGGCGGGTCACCACCGGGATCCGGGAGGCGCTGGGCAGCAGGCACCAGCTGATGCTGTCGGTGATCGAGGGCGGCGAACAGCCCGGTGCCGACGACGTCCGCCGGGTCGCGGCGTTCCGCCCGGCCGGGCTGCTGGTGCACGCGCCGTCGCCGACGTTCCTCGACGACCTCGAACCGGGCGGCCCGCCACTGGTGCTGATGGACGCCCCCGGCTTCGAGGGCCGCGCGGCCACGGTGACCTTCGACCTGGAGCCGGGCGTGCGCGCGCTGGTCGCGCACCTCGCCGAGGCCGGGCACACGGTCCTCGCCTACCTGGAGGGCTCGACGCCCTCGGCCACCTTCACCGTGCGCCGTGAGCTGCTCGCCCGGGTCGCCGCCGAGCACGGCCTGCGGGTCCTCGACGACGGCACCCGGGCCGGGCTGACCCTCGACGCCGCCGCCGACGTCGGCACCGAGGCGCTGCCGCGCTGGCGGGCGGCCGGGGCCACCGCGGTCGTCGCGGCGGCGGACACGATGGCCTACGGCGTGCTGGCCGCCGCGCACCGGCTC harbors:
- the uriH gene encoding uridine-preferring nucleoside hydrolase UriH → MTEKIVLDCDPGHDDAIALLLAHGDPRIELLAVTTVVGNQTLDKVTRNALSVATLAGITGVPFAAGADRPLLREIAVAADIHGESGLDGPELPAPAFAAVDTHAVDLIVETVLAHEPGTVTLVPTGGLTNIALAARRAPEIVGRVKRVVLMGGGVAVGNRTPVAEFNIAIDPEAAAIVFEAGWEVVMVGLDLTHQALAGPEVRRAIRAVGTGPARFVDELLDFFAATYRDVQGFDAPPVHDPCAVAHVIDPTIVRAFPMPIVVETTGRHTTGMTVADRRGPAPQGCRTHAALELDHTRFWELVVDALRTIGDPATPAATVPADAAALAATEQIA
- a CDS encoding Rv2175c family DNA-binding protein, with amino-acid sequence MNESLPAAVTEETLSVAEVADRLSIPVSRVHQLVRDGQLLSFKNGHDVVVPTALLDDDGVVRGLPGTIVVLRDGGYDDDAILSWLFTEEESLSGAPITALRAGRHKEIKRRAQAMAF
- a CDS encoding LacI family DNA-binding transcriptional regulator is translated as MAGPVGRRVTAAMVARRAGTSVSTVSLVVNGKSRGRVSAVITERVRAAVEELGYVVDHAASSLARGTTDLVVLLAPDLPNPYFGRVTTGIREALGSRHQLMLSVIEGGEQPGADDVRRVAAFRPAGLLVHAPSPTFLDDLEPGGPPLVLMDAPGFEGRAATVTFDLEPGVRALVAHLAEAGHTVLAYLEGSTPSATFTVRRELLARVAAEHGLRVLDDGTRAGLTLDAAADVGTEALPRWRAAGATAVVAAADTMAYGVLAAAHRLGLAVPGDIAVAGFDDLPYSQVTAPSLTSVALPAEELGRAAAQRLAAVLAGDGDGAAAPLLPSRLAARASTGA
- the pknB gene encoding Stk1 family PASTA domain-containing Ser/Thr kinase; this encodes MSSPSGPADPGIPGGAGRLAADGPGEVLLDGRYRVGPVLARGGMSTVHHGTDTRLERAVAIKVMDPRMAGDHAFRTRFDREARLAARIDHPCVVAVYDRGTVPAGPLGEASLFVVMELVDGGTLRDVLRARGALGLPAAVRVLEPVLAGLARAHRLGMVHRDVKPENVLISSGGEVKVADFGLLTAAAEAGVSHAGMILGTMAYLSPEQVVSGRADGRSDVYAAGVVLYEMLTGQPPYTADNPLSVAYRHVNEDVPPPSALVPGLPPAVDALVARATSRDPEQRPVDAEHFRRELLDTADRLGLPRTATPRPPGPPPPDDGATLPAGPLRHRPLDAAAPGPGGTRVQSRARGAHGTAVTPAGQPEPMTREELAGRRRRGRRVFALWMVLLLLLAALAGTGAWWLGSGRWTTMPAVTGLDRERATALVAESDLTPTVTERADDDVAPDLVAQVDPAPETRVLRGTTVTLVVSTGRPAVPDVPAGSAVDTAEDAVRRAGLTPVRSTSAEEFSTEVPAGAVIRTDPPAGTRLASGAAVTLVTSRGAEPAPPPPAPTAEPAAPTSVPFVIGMRADEAEALLRQDGFEVDIERSFPFGRRDGRVVGQDPGAGGDAEPGDTITLTVL
- the uriT gene encoding uridine transporter UriT, with amino-acid sequence MTTPDRRPVVTLVVAVLAACVAFQLNASMLSPALVTMARELGTDDATVGLSQTMFFTLAAMFSLFLPRLSDIAGRRRVLLVMLAVMLVGSVVAALAVSVPMLFTGRALQGITGPVVPVCLLMLRSEIADPRRYGIVLGLITAVNGGVAGLDALLGGWLATHHGFRSIFWVIAAVTVVALVLVAVWGVESRPSQGARMDWRGVVPLVAAVGALLLAFDEAAALSDARWGRVAGYALLAVVAAVVFWRLQGRTAQPLVAPEDLRRRATWATLGTTLLTMTGVFAVVNGLVASIAQNPAAGFGLGADLTALALLAPYALIGWLVGPFAGRLAPVLGYRTVLRVGLAGSVVATALLAVVGVHSFAVLVVATLLLGVTYAGIANIMLNGLGVLLSPADRPGMLPGLNAGAFNLGAGISFVVLPAVQVAVGGAGQTGVGGYTAGMLVGAACTAGAFALSLLIPRPVAAETGAAHDVVDAR
- a CDS encoding PfkB family carbohydrate kinase, with protein sequence MSRVLVVGSLNADLVVRTERLPGPGETVAGSDLTVGPGGKGANQAVAAARLGAAAGVGVGMVGAVGDDDHGRTVRDAVAAAGADVDRVVVRTGAATGTAVITVDAAGDNTIVVSPGANAALEPGDLPAFDDVAVLTLCLEIGVPTVLAAARAARAAGTTVVLNLSPYAPVPAELLAATDVLVVNEHEAALLGGHPVPRSVVTRGAAGCEVHDAGAATVSTVDAMRADVVDTTGSGDAFLAAVAVRLAAGDDLPDAARYAVRAGALAVTVAGAQLPAIGDAERTRFGL